A single Thermosynechococcus vestitus BP-1 DNA region contains:
- a CDS encoding mannose-1-phosphate guanylyltransferase/mannose-6-phosphate isomerase → MDCIPVILSGGVGSRLWPLSRQAHPKQFIRLTPEGKSLLQQTWQRVQGLPQLQPPLVVANEAHRFLVAEQFQELGVTPTRILLEPVGRNTAPAITVAALYVTEVLASDALLLVLPADHFIQDVAHFQWGLQRGFSAAAKDWLVTFGIAPTSPHTGYGYIRRGESLSDPDTYRVAEFVEKPDLATAEAYLAAGNYLWNSGMFLFRAQSFLAELAQQQPQILDYCRLALRQGREDLDFIRLGKEAFDQCPNLSVDYGLMEKTQKAAVVPLDCGWSDVGSWSSLWEILPKDEWGNSCRGDVLVYNSKDCFAQSQHRLVALVGVDNLMVVETADAILIAHREAAQQVKQVVEQLQARNRSEAYNHRLVYRPWGYYDAIDAGHRFQVKRITVKPGASLSLQQHHHRAEHWIVVSGTAEVTCNGKTFLLTENESTYIPVGAVHRLANPGKIPLEMIEVQSGSYLGEDDIVRFEDCYGRKTEE, encoded by the coding sequence ATGGACTGTATTCCCGTCATTCTGTCGGGGGGCGTAGGAAGTCGCCTCTGGCCCTTATCGCGACAAGCCCATCCCAAGCAGTTTATACGCCTAACTCCCGAAGGTAAGAGTCTGCTACAGCAAACGTGGCAACGGGTGCAGGGCTTACCCCAACTTCAGCCCCCCCTTGTTGTTGCCAATGAGGCCCATCGCTTTCTTGTGGCGGAGCAATTTCAGGAGCTGGGGGTAACGCCGACGCGCATTTTACTTGAACCCGTAGGGCGCAATACTGCCCCTGCCATTACCGTTGCTGCCCTCTATGTCACAGAAGTCCTTGCCAGCGATGCCCTTCTCTTGGTGCTGCCGGCAGATCACTTCATTCAGGATGTCGCCCATTTTCAGTGGGGACTGCAACGGGGATTTTCAGCCGCAGCCAAGGACTGGCTGGTAACCTTTGGGATTGCGCCCACTTCTCCCCACACAGGCTATGGCTACATCCGGCGCGGCGAGTCCCTCAGTGATCCTGACACCTATCGCGTGGCAGAGTTTGTGGAGAAGCCCGATTTGGCAACCGCAGAGGCCTATCTTGCTGCGGGGAATTATCTTTGGAATAGCGGCATGTTTCTCTTCCGGGCCCAGAGTTTTTTGGCGGAACTGGCGCAGCAACAGCCACAGATTTTAGACTATTGCCGCTTGGCACTGCGGCAGGGACGGGAGGATTTAGACTTTATCCGCTTAGGGAAGGAAGCCTTTGACCAATGCCCCAATCTTTCTGTGGATTATGGCCTCATGGAGAAGACCCAAAAAGCAGCTGTTGTGCCCCTAGACTGTGGCTGGAGCGATGTGGGGTCTTGGTCGAGTCTCTGGGAAATCCTGCCCAAGGATGAATGGGGGAACAGTTGCCGCGGTGATGTCCTCGTTTATAACAGCAAAGACTGCTTTGCCCAGAGTCAGCACCGCTTGGTGGCCTTGGTGGGCGTGGACAACCTCATGGTGGTGGAAACGGCCGATGCCATTCTGATTGCCCATCGCGAGGCCGCCCAACAGGTGAAACAGGTGGTGGAGCAACTCCAAGCCCGCAACCGCAGCGAGGCCTATAATCATCGGCTGGTCTATCGCCCTTGGGGTTACTACGATGCCATTGATGCCGGTCATCGCTTTCAGGTAAAGCGGATTACGGTGAAGCCAGGAGCCAGCCTTTCACTCCAACAGCACCATCATCGTGCCGAGCATTGGATTGTGGTCAGTGGCACCGCAGAGGTCACCTGCAATGGCAAGACGTTTTTGCTGACCGAAAATGAGTCCACCTATATTCCCGTGGGAGCAGTGCACCGTTTGGCCAATCCGGGAAAAATTCCCCTTGAGATGATTGAGGTGCAGTCGGGGTCATACTTGGGGGAGGACGATATTGTCCGCTTTGAGGATTGCTATGGTCGCAAGACAGAGGAATAA
- a CDS encoding DUF454 family protein, whose product MILGVIFGIIGVVGFLLPLVPGTPFLLMAAACFNSMEPEETASTRGNESPPGA is encoded by the coding sequence ATGATTCTTGGTGTGATTTTTGGAATTATTGGGGTTGTGGGCTTTCTCTTACCCCTAGTGCCAGGAACACCTTTTTTGCTGATGGCGGCAGCTTGTTTTAATTCTATGGAACCCGAGGAGACCGCCAGTACCCGAGGGAATGAATCGCCACCCGGGGCATGA
- the ndhO gene encoding photosynthetic/respiratory NAD(P)H-quinone oxidoreductase subunit O produces the protein MAIKKGDLVKVVAEKLANSLEALASDHRYPPYLFEGRGEVVDIRGDYAQIKFPVPTPTVWLRLDQLEVAQ, from the coding sequence ATGGCAATCAAAAAAGGAGATTTGGTGAAAGTCGTTGCTGAAAAGCTGGCCAATAGTCTTGAAGCTCTAGCCAGTGATCACCGCTACCCTCCCTATCTCTTTGAGGGACGGGGCGAGGTGGTGGACATTCGCGGTGACTATGCCCAGATTAAATTTCCAGTCCCCACGCCCACGGTTTGGCTGCGCCTCGATCAACTCGAGGTTGCCCAATAA
- a CDS encoding divergent PAP2 family protein yields the protein MMDGLRELLANHVLWVAFAASAIAQMLKLLIDIAKHRKLNFRVLVETGGMPSSHSALVTALATGVGLQRGWDSIEFAIAVVFACIVMYDAAGVRQAAGKQARILNQIVDEFFQEGHELAEAHLKELLGHTPIQVIVGSALGVAIAWLAV from the coding sequence ATGATGGACGGTCTTCGTGAGCTACTGGCTAACCATGTCCTCTGGGTCGCTTTCGCCGCGAGCGCGATCGCCCAAATGCTCAAGTTACTGATTGACATTGCCAAACACCGCAAGCTCAATTTCCGCGTTTTGGTGGAAACCGGTGGGATGCCCAGTTCCCATTCCGCCCTGGTCACTGCTTTGGCCACTGGAGTGGGGCTGCAGCGGGGCTGGGATAGCATTGAGTTTGCCATCGCCGTTGTCTTTGCCTGTATTGTCATGTACGATGCCGCTGGGGTACGCCAAGCAGCGGGTAAACAAGCCCGCATTCTCAATCAAATTGTTGATGAATTTTTCCAAGAGGGGCACGAATTGGCAGAGGCCCACCTCAAGGAATTGTTGGGCCACACCCCCATTCAAGTGATTGTCGGTTCCGCCCTGGGGGTGGCGATCGCTTGGCTAGCGGTCTAG
- a CDS encoding CYTH domain-containing protein, producing MGIEIERKFLVTGEQWRSLATSVAEFAQGYLSTVPERTVRVRLAAEEAWITIKGKARGGQRREYEYAIPVTEARELLEELCLQPIIQKNRYRIPVGDLCWEIDEFAGACRGLILAEIELPRADYPLTLPPWVGPEVTDDPRYTNAYLAEHPYQEWSP from the coding sequence ATGGGCATTGAAATTGAGCGCAAGTTCCTCGTCACAGGTGAACAATGGCGGTCCCTAGCCACAAGTGTGGCCGAATTTGCCCAAGGCTACCTCTCAACGGTTCCTGAGCGCACGGTGCGCGTGCGTCTTGCGGCTGAGGAGGCCTGGATCACGATCAAGGGCAAAGCCAGGGGTGGCCAACGCCGTGAGTATGAGTATGCTATCCCCGTTACCGAGGCCAGGGAACTCCTTGAGGAATTGTGCCTGCAACCAATCATTCAGAAAAACCGCTATCGCATCCCAGTGGGTGACCTCTGTTGGGAGATTGATGAATTTGCTGGCGCCTGTCGGGGTCTCATTTTGGCAGAAATTGAATTGCCCCGTGCTGACTATCCCCTGACTTTACCCCCTTGGGTTGGCCCTGAGGTGACCGACGACCCCCGCTATACCAATGCCTACTTAGCAGAGCATCCCTATCAGGAGTGGTCCCCCTGA
- a CDS encoding TMEM165/GDT1 family protein: MDWQSFALGFAIVFLSELGDKSQLVAITLGSNARSTTAVFLGVASGLVCTTFLGVLLGSGIATLIPVKVVKAIAAMMFAFLGFYLLSQTTAESLDKGQI; this comes from the coding sequence ATGGACTGGCAATCCTTTGCCCTCGGTTTTGCAATTGTTTTCTTGTCGGAACTGGGGGACAAGAGTCAACTGGTGGCGATTACTTTAGGGAGTAATGCCCGCTCCACTACTGCCGTGTTTTTAGGGGTCGCCTCTGGTTTGGTGTGTACAACGTTTTTGGGTGTGCTTTTGGGCAGTGGGATAGCCACATTGATCCCCGTCAAGGTTGTAAAGGCGATCGCTGCAATGATGTTTGCATTTCTGGGTTTTTACTTACTCTCTCAAACAACGGCTGAGAGCCTTGACAAGGGGCAAATTTGA
- a CDS encoding folate/biopterin family MFS transporter has translation MLVQPSQPQRWLRGLKETLLFGQEPSGELLAILLVYFVQGVLGLARLAISFFFKDELGLSPAEVAALMGVAALPWVIKPVFGLVSDSLPLLGFRRRSYLVLSGLLGCGAWLSLGTWVATPWQATAAILGASIAIALSDVIVDSLVVERARQESATEMGTLQSLSWAATAVGGILTAYFSGQLLQWFSPRTVFQITAVFPLLVSAVAGAIAEERVMARPQLSQTWEHINHVRQAMMQKRIWLPVAFLFLWQATPGSESAFFFFTTNELGFEAEFLGRVRLVTSIASLLGVWIFQRYLKTLPLRTIFFWSTILSAFLGLSSLILVTHLNRQWGISDQWFSLGDSLILAVMGQIAFMPVLVLAARLCPPGIEATLFALLMSISNLANLVSHELGALLTHWLGITEHNFDRLWLLVLMTNLSTLLPLPLLNWLPQQLPAPASQSAVTVELEPSVS, from the coding sequence ATGTTGGTTCAACCTTCGCAACCTCAACGCTGGCTACGGGGGCTCAAGGAAACACTCCTTTTTGGCCAAGAGCCCAGTGGCGAACTCCTAGCCATTTTGCTGGTGTATTTTGTCCAAGGGGTTTTGGGCTTAGCACGGCTGGCCATTAGCTTTTTCTTTAAGGATGAGTTGGGGCTGTCGCCGGCGGAAGTGGCGGCCTTGATGGGGGTGGCGGCGCTGCCCTGGGTGATTAAGCCGGTCTTTGGTCTCGTTTCTGATAGCCTGCCACTTTTGGGATTTCGCCGCCGCTCCTATCTTGTCCTGTCGGGCTTGCTGGGCTGTGGGGCGTGGTTGAGCCTGGGGACGTGGGTGGCTACCCCTTGGCAGGCAACGGCAGCAATTCTAGGAGCATCGATCGCGATCGCCCTCAGTGATGTGATTGTCGATTCACTGGTGGTTGAGCGGGCACGCCAAGAATCCGCTACAGAAATGGGAACTCTGCAATCCCTAAGCTGGGCCGCTACTGCTGTGGGGGGCATCCTCACCGCTTACTTTAGTGGCCAACTGTTGCAGTGGTTTAGTCCGCGTACAGTCTTTCAAATTACGGCGGTGTTTCCCCTCTTGGTGTCGGCAGTGGCGGGAGCGATCGCCGAAGAACGGGTCATGGCTCGGCCTCAACTGAGTCAGACTTGGGAGCATATCAACCATGTGCGCCAAGCCATGATGCAAAAACGGATTTGGTTGCCGGTGGCTTTCCTCTTCCTCTGGCAGGCGACCCCCGGCTCGGAATCCGCTTTCTTTTTCTTTACAACGAATGAATTGGGCTTTGAGGCGGAGTTTTTGGGGCGGGTGCGCCTTGTCACGAGCATTGCTTCCCTCTTGGGGGTGTGGATTTTCCAGCGGTATCTGAAAACGCTGCCCCTGCGTACCATATTTTTCTGGAGCACGATTCTCTCAGCCTTTTTAGGGCTCTCTAGCTTGATTTTGGTCACCCACCTCAATCGCCAATGGGGCATTAGTGACCAGTGGTTTAGCTTGGGTGATAGCTTGATTTTGGCCGTCATGGGACAAATTGCCTTTATGCCGGTACTGGTGTTGGCGGCGCGGTTGTGTCCGCCGGGGATTGAGGCCACCCTCTTTGCGCTGCTGATGTCCATTAGCAACCTTGCCAATTTGGTTTCCCATGAGTTGGGGGCGCTGCTGACCCACTGGCTGGGGATTACTGAGCACAACTTCGATCGCCTGTGGTTGCTGGTGCTCATGACTAACCTGAGTACGCTATTGCCACTACCGCTGTTGAACTGGTTGCCGCAGCAGCTGCCCGCACCCGCCTCGCAATCCGCTGTCACTGTTGAGTTGGAGCCAAGTGTTTCATGA
- the crtE gene encoding geranylgeranyl diphosphate synthase CrtE, which produces MISADPPQVHPAGTFDLKAYLKERQALVEAALEASIPVAYPEKIYDAMRYSLMAGGKRLRPILCLATCELMGGTVEMAMPTACALEMIHTMSLIHDDLPAMDNDDYRRGKPTNHKVYGEDIAILAGDGLLAYAFEYVVEQTKNVPAEYLLKIVARLGHAVAATGLVGGQVVDLECEGQPDIGLETLHFIHSHKTGALLEASVVSGALLTGAHESDVARLSRYAANIGLAFQIVDDILDITSTRDVLGKTVGKDVAAQKMTYPRLWGLEKSRQEAERLVAEAKAELAVYGAAAVPLQAIADYITSRSH; this is translated from the coding sequence ATGATTTCCGCTGATCCCCCCCAAGTCCATCCCGCCGGCACATTTGATCTCAAGGCCTACCTCAAAGAACGCCAAGCCCTTGTGGAAGCTGCCCTTGAAGCCTCGATTCCGGTGGCCTATCCGGAGAAAATTTACGATGCGATGCGCTATTCACTGATGGCGGGGGGCAAGCGGCTGCGCCCGATTCTCTGTTTGGCCACCTGTGAACTGATGGGGGGCACCGTGGAAATGGCCATGCCGACTGCCTGTGCCTTGGAGATGATCCATACGATGTCGCTCATCCACGATGATCTACCGGCCATGGACAATGACGACTACCGTCGCGGCAAGCCCACCAATCACAAGGTCTATGGTGAAGATATTGCCATTCTGGCGGGGGATGGCTTACTGGCCTATGCCTTTGAGTATGTGGTGGAACAAACCAAGAATGTACCCGCGGAGTATCTGTTGAAAATTGTGGCGCGGTTGGGGCATGCGGTGGCAGCAACGGGCTTAGTCGGTGGTCAAGTGGTGGACTTAGAGTGTGAAGGACAGCCCGACATTGGTCTGGAAACGCTGCATTTTATCCACTCCCACAAAACGGGGGCCCTACTGGAGGCCTCTGTGGTGTCTGGGGCATTGCTGACGGGGGCGCATGAATCTGACGTGGCACGCCTGTCCCGTTATGCGGCAAATATTGGCTTGGCATTCCAGATTGTGGATGACATTTTGGATATTACTTCGACCCGCGATGTCCTCGGTAAAACCGTTGGTAAAGATGTGGCTGCCCAAAAAATGACCTACCCGCGCCTGTGGGGTCTGGAAAAATCTCGCCAAGAGGCTGAGCGCTTGGTGGCGGAGGCGAAGGCAGAGTTGGCTGTATATGGGGCGGCCGCTGTTCCTTTGCAGGCGATCGCCGACTACATTACCAGCCGTAGTCATTAA
- a CDS encoding M20 family metallopeptidase, translating to MLARIRQITHTLTPRLIEIRRHLHRYPELSGQEHQTAAYVAGVLSSAGLSVQQDVGKVGVIAELEGNSKEQRLLAIRTDMDALPIQERTGLEFSSKHAGVMHACGHDVHTTVGLGTAMVLAALKEEFPGRVRFIFQPAEEIAQGASWMIADGAMEAVSAILSLHVFPSIPAGDVAVRYGALTAAADDIELTILGESGHGARPHEAVDAIWIAAQVISALQQAISRTQNPLRPVVLTFGKIQGGRAANVIADQVTLQGTVRSLHPETRATLPTWIEQIVANVCHAYGARYQLHYRRGVPGVENTPYLSQLLAEAATEVVGAPHVHILPEPSLGAEDFALYLEHAPGAMFRLGVGFRDRPNYPLHHPEFDVDEQAIPVGVMTLAHAACRYWQIPY from the coding sequence ATGCTTGCTCGGATTCGCCAGATTACCCACACCCTCACCCCCCGTCTCATTGAAATTCGTCGCCATCTGCACCGCTACCCCGAGTTGAGTGGCCAAGAACATCAAACCGCTGCCTATGTGGCTGGGGTCCTTTCCTCCGCAGGCTTAAGTGTACAGCAGGATGTGGGCAAAGTGGGTGTGATTGCTGAGCTGGAGGGGAATTCCAAAGAACAACGGCTCTTGGCTATTCGCACCGATATGGATGCCTTGCCTATTCAAGAGCGCACCGGTCTGGAGTTTAGCTCGAAACATGCGGGGGTGATGCACGCCTGTGGCCACGATGTCCACACGACAGTGGGTCTTGGCACGGCAATGGTCTTAGCTGCCCTCAAGGAGGAGTTCCCCGGCCGCGTGCGGTTTATTTTTCAGCCTGCGGAAGAAATTGCCCAAGGGGCGAGTTGGATGATTGCGGATGGCGCTATGGAAGCGGTGAGTGCCATTTTGTCGCTCCATGTTTTCCCCAGTATTCCAGCGGGGGACGTGGCGGTGCGCTATGGTGCTTTAACGGCCGCTGCCGATGACATTGAGTTAACGATTTTGGGAGAATCGGGACATGGGGCGCGCCCCCATGAAGCGGTGGATGCCATTTGGATTGCTGCTCAAGTCATCAGTGCTTTGCAACAGGCCATTAGTCGTACCCAAAATCCGTTGCGCCCCGTGGTGCTCACCTTTGGCAAAATTCAAGGGGGACGGGCAGCCAATGTCATTGCTGATCAGGTCACACTTCAGGGAACTGTGCGATCGCTCCACCCGGAAACCCGCGCCACCCTTCCCACTTGGATTGAGCAAATTGTGGCTAACGTCTGCCACGCCTACGGTGCCCGCTACCAGCTCCACTATCGGCGGGGGGTGCCGGGAGTGGAAAATACCCCCTACCTATCGCAATTGCTGGCGGAGGCAGCCACGGAGGTGGTCGGTGCCCCCCATGTGCACATCTTGCCAGAACCGTCCCTTGGGGCAGAGGATTTTGCCCTTTACCTCGAGCACGCCCCCGGTGCTATGTTTCGCCTTGGCGTCGGCTTTCGCGATCGCCCCAACTATCCCCTGCATCACCCCGAATTTGATGTGGATGAACAGGCCATTCCTGTGGGGGTCATGACCCTTGCCCATGCGGCCTGCCGCTACTGGCAAATTCCCTACTAA
- a CDS encoding Fur family transcriptional regulator, with translation MFTSPAPSSLPPIRSLEDAIDRCQRLGLRLSRQRRAILELLWDAKDHLSARQIYDRLNQAGKDIGHTSVYQNLEALSEHGIIECVERADGRLYGNISDSHSHVNCLDTQKIIDVHVELPPSLVAEIEAKTGVKIVDYRIDFYGYQNTEPSAQG, from the coding sequence GTGTTCACGTCTCCTGCTCCCAGTTCCCTACCCCCCATTCGTTCCCTTGAGGATGCCATTGATCGCTGTCAACGCCTAGGATTGCGCCTGAGTCGGCAGCGGCGTGCTATTCTTGAACTGCTCTGGGATGCCAAGGATCATCTCTCAGCGCGGCAGATCTATGATCGCCTGAATCAAGCCGGCAAAGACATCGGCCATACCTCTGTGTACCAAAATCTTGAAGCCCTTTCAGAGCATGGCATCATTGAGTGCGTTGAGCGTGCCGATGGGCGTCTCTACGGCAATATCAGTGATAGCCACAGCCATGTCAATTGTCTTGATACCCAGAAGATTATTGACGTTCACGTTGAGCTCCCCCCCTCCCTCGTTGCTGAGATTGAAGCAAAAACTGGCGTCAAGATTGTTGACTATCGCATTGATTTTTACGGTTATCAAAATACTGAGCCGAGTGCCCAAGGATAG
- the folD gene encoding bifunctional methylenetetrahydrofolate dehydrogenase/methenyltetrahydrofolate cyclohydrolase FolD — protein sequence MVAHAATCLDGKSLAQSIERQLADHVRTFQAQWGRSPGLAVLRVGNDPASAVYVRAKEQACSRVGIQSFGAHLPATITEAALLAKITELNQDERVDGILLQLPLPPHLDPRPLLYAIHPDKDVDGLHPENLGRLVRDEPGLRSCTPAGVMQLLAAYGIDVVGRSAVVVGRSILVGKPLALMLLSANATVTIAHSRSRELASITRSAEILVTAMGQPRRITADMIRPGAVVIDVGINRIQRPDGKSSLWGDVDYEAARAVASYITPVPGGVGPMTVAMLLHNTVWSYCRRHNWQQPLLSLTSMPPAP from the coding sequence TTGGTTGCACATGCCGCTACCTGCCTTGATGGCAAGTCCTTAGCCCAGTCTATTGAACGCCAGTTGGCTGATCATGTGCGGACGTTTCAAGCCCAGTGGGGGCGATCGCCCGGGTTAGCAGTCTTGCGAGTTGGCAATGATCCCGCCAGTGCGGTGTATGTCCGTGCCAAGGAACAGGCCTGTAGCCGCGTCGGGATTCAATCCTTTGGTGCCCACCTACCGGCCACTATCACAGAAGCAGCTCTCTTGGCCAAAATCACTGAGCTCAATCAAGATGAACGAGTGGATGGCATTCTCCTGCAATTGCCCCTGCCGCCCCACCTTGATCCTCGTCCCCTGCTATACGCCATTCATCCCGATAAAGATGTGGACGGCCTGCATCCAGAAAATCTGGGTCGGCTAGTGCGCGATGAACCGGGACTGCGCAGTTGTACTCCCGCTGGGGTGATGCAGCTTTTGGCCGCCTATGGCATTGATGTCGTAGGTCGCTCAGCAGTGGTCGTGGGTCGCAGTATTTTGGTCGGTAAGCCCCTGGCGCTGATGTTGCTCAGTGCCAACGCAACGGTGACGATCGCCCACTCCCGTAGCCGTGAACTCGCCAGTATCACCCGTAGTGCCGAGATTTTAGTGACAGCGATGGGGCAGCCGCGGCGCATTACGGCCGATATGATCCGACCAGGGGCAGTGGTCATTGATGTGGGCATTAATCGCATCCAACGCCCCGATGGCAAATCAAGTCTCTGGGGTGATGTGGACTACGAAGCTGCCCGTGCAGTGGCCAGTTATATTACCCCTGTTCCGGGGGGCGTAGGTCCGATGACCGTTGCCATGTTGTTGCACAATACTGTATGGAGCTACTGTCGCCGTCACAACTGGCAGCAGCCCCTGCTTTCCTTGACCTCTATGCCGCCCGCACCCTGA
- a CDS encoding carotenoid oxygenase family protein — MTGVLDRPYTMADWRGGTESLTQEYDYWIEEVEGTVPTDLVGTLYRNGPGLLERGGVPLAHPFDGDGMICAFRFEKGRVHFRNRYVRTAGFLEEEKANRLLYRGVFGTQKPGGWFANFLDTRVKNIANTHVIYWAGKLLALWEASLPHRLDPVTLETIGLDNLGGLLRERDAFAAHPRFDPQTQRLVNFGVQPGLNTRIRLYEFDANGQCVSQPTFQIPGFAFIHDFALTPNYAIVFQNPVQFNPLPYLLGLRGAAQCLQFNAQEPTRVWLLPRRGGPPQMLTMPPCFVFHHANAYEVGDEIHVESIAYSHFPNLEPGMDFREVNFAALPASLLWRIQLNPKTKAVDWQVVSDRPCEFPVVHPAKVGQPYRYTYLAAGHDPKTNAPLQALWRCDRQTGEEQFWSAAPRGFVSEPIVVPRGLQKGDFLWQGAQGEEDGWLLQVVYDASCHKSQLLIFDAAAISAGPVARLHLKHHIPYGLHGSFTTAV; from the coding sequence ATGACCGGAGTTTTAGATCGCCCCTACACAATGGCCGATTGGCGGGGGGGTACCGAATCCCTTACCCAAGAGTATGACTATTGGATTGAGGAGGTCGAAGGCACGGTGCCCACGGATTTGGTGGGAACCCTCTACCGCAATGGCCCTGGACTGTTGGAGCGCGGCGGCGTGCCCTTAGCCCATCCCTTTGATGGCGACGGCATGATCTGTGCTTTTCGCTTTGAGAAGGGACGGGTACATTTTCGCAATCGCTACGTGCGCACTGCGGGATTTTTGGAGGAGGAAAAAGCCAATCGCCTGCTCTATCGGGGTGTCTTTGGCACCCAAAAGCCGGGAGGCTGGTTCGCCAATTTCCTCGATACCCGTGTCAAAAACATTGCCAATACCCATGTGATCTACTGGGCTGGGAAATTACTGGCGCTCTGGGAAGCAAGCCTGCCCCACCGCCTTGATCCTGTGACCCTAGAAACCATTGGACTCGACAACCTAGGCGGTCTCCTCAGGGAGAGGGATGCCTTTGCAGCCCATCCCCGCTTTGACCCCCAGACGCAGCGGCTGGTGAATTTTGGTGTTCAGCCCGGCCTCAATACCCGCATTAGGCTCTACGAGTTTGATGCCAATGGTCAGTGTGTTTCGCAACCCACATTTCAAATTCCAGGGTTTGCCTTTATCCATGACTTTGCCCTCACCCCCAATTACGCCATTGTTTTTCAAAACCCAGTGCAATTCAATCCCTTGCCCTATCTGCTGGGACTGCGGGGCGCTGCCCAGTGCCTTCAATTCAATGCTCAGGAACCGACACGGGTTTGGCTGCTGCCCCGTCGGGGTGGCCCCCCCCAAATGTTGACCATGCCCCCCTGTTTTGTCTTTCACCATGCCAATGCCTACGAAGTGGGGGATGAAATTCACGTGGAGTCCATTGCCTACAGCCATTTTCCCAATTTGGAACCGGGCATGGATTTTCGGGAGGTGAATTTTGCAGCCCTGCCCGCAAGTTTGCTGTGGCGCATCCAGTTGAATCCGAAGACAAAAGCGGTGGACTGGCAGGTGGTGAGCGATCGCCCCTGCGAATTTCCTGTGGTGCATCCGGCCAAGGTGGGCCAACCCTACCGCTACACCTATTTGGCGGCGGGGCATGATCCGAAAACCAATGCACCCCTACAGGCCCTGTGGCGGTGCGATCGCCAGACGGGCGAGGAACAGTTTTGGTCAGCAGCGCCGCGCGGTTTTGTCAGTGAGCCGATCGTTGTCCCCCGCGGTCTGCAAAAGGGAGACTTTCTCTGGCAGGGGGCCCAAGGAGAAGAGGATGGCTGGCTGTTGCAGGTGGTTTATGATGCCAGTTGCCACAAATCCCAGTTACTCATCTTTGATGCCGCGGCCATTAGCGCTGGTCCTGTGGCACGGTTGCACCTGAAACACCACATTCCCTATGGTCTTCACGGTTCATTTACCACGGCGGTCTAG
- a CDS encoding pentapeptide repeat-containing protein produces MTNPQHLQLLKQGVTAWNQWREQNSDIRPDLGQADLTGANLELYNLTNANLDQANLAGADLRNALLKDAYMAGANLYMSDLIEADLQGACLQRATLVGADLYKSNIAMADLRQANLVGALLRRVSLVEATLAYANLTRANLFQANLYLADLKGAILQEAILESASLIEANFESAVLIAAKMAKANARRANFKGANLYKAEMDDMDLRNAILDKA; encoded by the coding sequence GTGACGAATCCCCAACATCTTCAGCTTCTTAAGCAGGGGGTGACCGCTTGGAATCAATGGCGGGAGCAAAACAGTGATATTCGTCCTGATCTGGGACAGGCGGATCTCACTGGCGCCAATTTAGAGCTATACAACCTCACCAATGCCAATCTCGATCAGGCAAATTTAGCAGGGGCCGATCTGCGCAATGCTTTGCTCAAGGATGCCTACATGGCAGGTGCAAACCTCTACATGAGTGACCTGATTGAGGCAGATTTGCAGGGTGCCTGTCTACAGCGAGCCACCTTAGTGGGTGCCGATCTCTACAAGTCAAATATTGCGATGGCCGATCTCCGCCAAGCCAACTTAGTGGGCGCGCTACTGCGGCGCGTGAGTTTGGTGGAAGCAACCCTTGCCTATGCCAACCTCACCCGTGCCAATCTTTTTCAGGCCAACCTGTACTTGGCTGATCTCAAGGGTGCAATTTTACAGGAGGCGATTCTCGAAAGCGCCAGTCTCATTGAGGCGAACTTTGAATCTGCCGTTCTCATTGCTGCCAAGATGGCGAAGGCCAATGCCCGCCGTGCCAACTTTAAGGGAGCCAACCTCTACAAAGCAGAAATGGACGACATGGATCTGCGGAATGCGATTCTCGATAAAGCTTAG